The window AAGACGATGAAGCTTCTTGTCAATCTTGCTAAAGCAGCTGGAGTAAAAGAATATGCCAAAAAAATGTTTTCAGGAGAAAAAATAAACTGGACAGAAAAACGCGCTGTTCTTCATATTGCGCTGAGAAATCGCTCAAATAAACCCATTTATGTTGACGGCAAAGATGTGATGCCTGAAATAAACACGGTTTTAGAGAAAATGAAAATATTTTCTTTAAAATTACGTTCAGGCGGCTGGAAAGGCGCAACCGGCCAAAAAATAGAAAGTGTTGTAAATATAGGGATAGGCGGTTCAGATCTGGGCCCTAAAATGGCCTGCGAAGCGCTGAAATATTATTCCGACGGCCCGGCTGTGTATTTCGTCAGCAATATTGACGGCGCCGATATGTACGAAACACTAAAACTTGTCGAGCCCGAAACAACGCTTTTTATTGTAGCATCAAAAACTTTTACTACGCAGGAAACAATAACGAATGCCAATACTGCAAAAGACTGGCTTATAGCTAAATTAGGCAAAGAAGCAGTTAGTAAACACTTTGTTGCCCTTTCCACAAATGAAAAAAAGGCAAGAGAATTCGGCATAGACCCGGCAAACATGTTTGAGTTCTGGGATTTTGTGGGAGGCAGGTATTCTCTTTGGTCGGCAATTGGGTTATCAATAGCCTGCAGTGTAGGTTTTGAAAGGTTTGAGCAGTTACTGCAGGGTGCTCATGAAATGGACAATCATTTCTTAAATGCGCCTTATGAAGAAAATATTCCTGTACTGCTGGCGCTTCTTGGAGTATGGTACAACAATTTTTTTGATGCGCAAAGTTATGCAATTTTGCCTTATAGCCAGTACTTAAGCAAATTCCCTTCCTATTTACAGCAGGGAGATATGGAAAGCAACGGAAAAACCGTTGACATTGAAGGCAAAAGGGTAAATTATCAGACAGGCCCTATAATCTGGGGCGAACCGGGCACAAACGGACAGCATTCATTTTACCAGCTGATACATCAGGGTACAAAATTTGTCCCGTCGGATTTCATCGGAATCATAAAACCGCCTGAAAGTATCGGCGACCATCATGAAAAATTGATGTCTAATTTTTTTGCCCAGACAGAAGCGCTTGCATTCGGACTGGACAAAGAGAAAGTTATTGAAGAACTGAAAAAACAGGGCCTAAACGATGAAGAAATTAAGTTGTTAGCGCCGTATAAAGTTTTTGAGGGTAACAAACCCACTAATAGTATTTTATTGGATGAACTTACTCCGAAAACTCTCGGGGCTCTGATTGCTATGTACGAACATAAAGTTTTTACCCAGGGCGTTATCTGGAGAATAAACAGTTTTGACCAGATGGGCGTGGAACTGGGGAAAAAACTTGCGAATGTTATTCTGCCTGAATTGAAAGAAAAAACACCGGGCGAGCATGACGGTTCAACAAATGGTTTAATCGGGAAATTTATACTTTGCAGCGTATTTCTGGTTTTTCTTTTAGGGTTTACGGGCTGTATTACTATCGGCAGGGATTTTCAAACTAAAAGCATCCCGAATATTGTTATCGGGAAAACAAGCATGAATGATATTATGAATGTATACGGAAACCCTTACCGCAAAGGAATTGACGATGAAGACCTGACCTGGACCTATCTAAATTATAAAGTGAGCGTATTTAGCGGCAGTTGTACCAGGGACCTCTACATAAAATTTGATAAAAAAGGCCTGGTCAAAAACTATACTTACAACACAAATTTCCCCAATGAGGAAGTTGTACCCAAGCCTTAATAGACAGCGGGTTCCTACTTTACTATCATTTCTATGTTCTGGCTGTAGCCGAGGTTTCCCCACACATCTTCAGCGGCAACTCTGACGAAAATTTTTTCTTCAGGGAGTTTTTCAGGATTGAGAGTAAAAGTCCAGGGAAGGTTATAAAGAAGTTTGCCCGTTCTTTGGTAAGCG of the Elusimicrobiota bacterium genome contains:
- the pgi gene encoding glucose-6-phosphate isomerase; the protein is KTMKLLVNLAKAAGVKEYAKKMFSGEKINWTEKRAVLHIALRNRSNKPIYVDGKDVMPEINTVLEKMKIFSLKLRSGGWKGATGQKIESVVNIGIGGSDLGPKMACEALKYYSDGPAVYFVSNIDGADMYETLKLVEPETTLFIVASKTFTTQETITNANTAKDWLIAKLGKEAVSKHFVALSTNEKKAREFGIDPANMFEFWDFVGGRYSLWSAIGLSIACSVGFERFEQLLQGAHEMDNHFLNAPYEENIPVLLALLGVWYNNFFDAQSYAILPYSQYLSKFPSYLQQGDMESNGKTVDIEGKRVNYQTGPIIWGEPGTNGQHSFYQLIHQGTKFVPSDFIGIIKPPESIGDHHEKLMSNFFAQTEALAFGLDKEKVIEELKKQGLNDEEIKLLAPYKVFEGNKPTNSILLDELTPKTLGALIAMYEHKVFTQGVIWRINSFDQMGVELGKKLANVILPELKEKTPGEHDGSTNGLIGKFILCSVFLVFLLGFTGCITIGRDFQTKSIPNIVIGKTSMNDIMNVYGNPYRKGIDDEDLTWTYLNYKVSVFSGSCTRDLYIKFDKKGLVKNYTYNTNFPNEEVVPKP